The proteins below are encoded in one region of Leptolyngbya sp. CCY15150:
- a CDS encoding ABC transporter substrate-binding protein, which yields MSQKNEAPILILSLFITLAAIGFGAYWLVGNLGLLGGDPAATSTTSGSSDGSSDPAAPGSSSPTGGQLSQGDRLLVSSNTSPQKQAGIQAIAAGNYSEAVQQLEAAIAANRNDPEALIYLNNARIADRPAYTVAIAVPASSASDSTEELLRGIAQAQNEVNQAGGIQGTPLKVVIADDGNSPDTAAQLAQTLAGESDILGVIGHFSSDATLAAGEVYQQQSLPVISPTSTSVRISGLGDYVFRTVQSDRFTADSLARYMLDNNLQQAAVVYDSSSDYSSSLKDAFTSAVFSGGGQITAEVDVSSGFDANAAVEQAIQQGTQVLMLATNTQTRPQALQVIAANRQRLQLLGGDSLFTAELLQTGQADAVGMVVAAPWHRDADPSATFPQAARQLWGGDVSWRSAMTYDAAQVFIAAMAQNPTRSGIHQALNTPNFSANGASGTIQFLPSGDRNRAAQLVVVQPGSQSGYGYDFTPLP from the coding sequence ATGTCCCAGAAAAATGAAGCTCCCATCCTAATTCTGTCGCTGTTTATTACCCTGGCCGCTATTGGCTTTGGTGCCTATTGGCTGGTGGGAAATCTTGGGTTGCTAGGGGGCGATCCGGCGGCAACTAGCACAACGTCTGGCTCTAGCGATGGCTCTAGCGATCCCGCTGCTCCTGGTTCATCCTCCCCAACGGGTGGCCAACTCAGCCAAGGCGATCGCCTGCTGGTCTCCAGCAATACCTCGCCGCAGAAGCAAGCCGGCATTCAAGCGATCGCCGCTGGGAACTACAGCGAAGCCGTGCAGCAACTAGAAGCCGCTATAGCCGCCAACCGCAATGATCCCGAAGCGTTGATCTACCTGAACAACGCTCGGATTGCCGATCGCCCTGCCTATACCGTGGCGATCGCCGTTCCTGCCAGCAGCGCCAGTGATTCCACAGAAGAACTGCTGCGGGGGATCGCCCAAGCGCAAAACGAAGTCAACCAAGCTGGCGGCATTCAGGGCACGCCCCTCAAAGTGGTGATCGCGGATGATGGCAATAGCCCAGACACGGCGGCCCAACTTGCCCAAACCCTAGCGGGTGAGTCAGACATTCTCGGCGTCATTGGTCACTTCAGCAGTGATGCCACCCTGGCTGCTGGCGAGGTCTATCAACAGCAAAGTCTACCGGTGATCTCCCCCACCAGCACCTCCGTCCGCATTTCAGGACTAGGCGATTATGTATTTCGCACCGTCCAGAGCGATCGCTTCACCGCCGATAGCTTGGCCCGCTACATGCTAGACAACAATCTGCAGCAGGCGGCGGTCGTCTACGACTCCAGCAGCGACTACAGCAGTTCGCTCAAAGATGCCTTTACATCGGCGGTGTTCTCAGGGGGTGGGCAAATTACCGCTGAAGTGGATGTCAGCTCGGGGTTTGATGCCAACGCTGCCGTGGAGCAAGCCATTCAGCAAGGCACTCAGGTTTTAATGCTGGCCACCAATACCCAAACTCGCCCCCAGGCTCTACAGGTGATCGCCGCCAATCGCCAGCGCTTGCAGCTCCTAGGGGGCGACAGCTTGTTTACGGCGGAACTGCTGCAAACGGGACAGGCTGATGCTGTGGGTATGGTGGTGGCAGCTCCGTGGCATCGGGATGCTGACCCATCGGCCACCTTTCCCCAAGCGGCCCGTCAACTCTGGGGCGGGGATGTGAGCTGGCGGTCTGCCATGACCTACGATGCAGCTCAGGTTTTTATTGCCGCCATGGCCCAAAACCCAACGCGCTCAGGTATCCATCAAGCGCTTAATACGCCCAACTTTTCGGCAAATGGCGCATCTGGGACAATTCAGTTTTTGCCTTCAGGCGATCGCAACCGCGCGGCACAGCTCGTGGTGGTGCAGCCTGGATCCCAGTCGGGCTATGGGTATGATTTCACACCCCTACCCTAG
- a CDS encoding adenylate kinase, translating into MKLIILGGPGAGKGTQASQLCQFLSIPHISTGTILREAIAAHSDLGKQVQAYVAQGEFVPDKIMIELIRQRLQQPDSQQGWLLDGYPLTAFQAEELDFLLDSLEQRIDWAIWLEVPNAVLVERSLERSRSDDQPDVVHRRLELIQERTVPILDYYGYRKRLLKIDGNQSMEQVQQAIRQALGQGSTEA; encoded by the coding sequence GTGAAATTAATTATTCTGGGTGGGCCCGGAGCCGGCAAGGGCACGCAGGCCAGTCAGCTATGCCAATTTTTAAGCATTCCCCATATTTCTACGGGGACGATTTTGCGGGAGGCGATCGCTGCCCATAGTGACTTGGGGAAACAGGTGCAGGCTTATGTGGCACAGGGCGAATTTGTTCCCGATAAGATCATGATTGAGCTGATTCGTCAGCGATTGCAGCAGCCCGATAGTCAGCAGGGGTGGTTGCTGGACGGCTATCCCCTGACGGCGTTTCAGGCGGAGGAACTAGACTTTTTGCTGGACTCCTTAGAGCAGCGCATTGACTGGGCCATCTGGTTAGAGGTGCCCAATGCGGTGTTGGTGGAGCGATCGTTGGAGCGATCGCGATCGGATGATCAGCCGGATGTGGTGCATCGTCGCCTGGAATTAATCCAAGAACGGACGGTGCCCATTTTGGACTACTACGGCTACCGCAAACGGCTGCTGAAGATTGATGGCAACCAATCCATGGAGCAGGTACAGCAGGCGATTCGCCAAGCTCTTGGCCAGGGAAGTACCGAAGCCTAG
- a CDS encoding FAD-dependent oxidoreductase: MNPKLQSLLSTQVSRRTVLKLAGVSTVGGALGYSRFSKPQPSTYQEDAIALPTHLSQPRRAVVVGGGLAGLAAAYELSQRGVEVTLLEKSPQLGGKIASWDIEVGGEPLRMEHGFHGFFPQYYNLWSLVDELEAQENFTSLPFYAVVYKGDKQAYAPERFRPSSSAFPWNIVDLAIASDNRLNWGLNLLKFSHWQVFREITGFHPQRSYGRLDNMSVTEWVKNDFPQGLYDLYFLPFAKSSLNAPDVLSAGELMQFFHFYFFGNPEGLAFRGTRQDMGRSLVDPIVAAIQSKGGKVLTGVSVTQVNWADSQVASVDYVDGSATSPAPFWVAKNDVIPTEGATQFYGAGDRVYATQNHTEALSLTCTHQGCTVQPAANGEFHCPCHGAVYDAQGRVVSGPARRDLDRYQVVQTEGDRIQLASADPTPSLAQTLDADYFVFATDVPGVRYLLDQSQGDVHPQIQEQIGQLAIADPFAVARFWFDQDFDWEFSDFTSLSGYRLTDSITLYHRIQDDYIEWAKKSGGSVVELHAYCYKERDFPTQQAILTTFEEELYDIVPALKDASMLHRELVNQKNFSGFPPGSYPNRPETQSLAPNLLFAGDWVKMPFPCGLMERAVSSGLLAANAVLHQEGLQRRTLLTVRPQGVFSILA, from the coding sequence ATGAATCCAAAGCTTCAATCGCTATTGTCTACCCAGGTTTCTCGGCGTACGGTGCTCAAGCTGGCGGGCGTGAGTACGGTAGGGGGAGCCCTGGGCTACTCTCGGTTTTCTAAGCCCCAGCCTTCTACGTACCAAGAAGATGCGATCGCTCTGCCGACTCACCTCAGCCAGCCTCGACGAGCGGTGGTCGTCGGGGGCGGCTTAGCGGGCTTGGCAGCAGCCTACGAACTCAGCCAACGCGGTGTTGAGGTGACGTTGCTGGAAAAATCACCCCAGTTGGGCGGCAAAATCGCCAGTTGGGATATTGAAGTCGGTGGAGAACCCCTGCGCATGGAGCACGGCTTCCACGGCTTCTTCCCCCAGTACTACAACTTGTGGAGCTTAGTGGATGAGCTAGAAGCCCAAGAGAACTTCACCTCCCTGCCGTTTTACGCCGTCGTCTATAAAGGCGATAAGCAAGCCTATGCGCCAGAACGCTTCCGACCAAGCAGTTCAGCTTTTCCCTGGAACATCGTCGATCTAGCGATCGCCTCCGATAATCGGTTGAACTGGGGGCTGAACCTGCTGAAGTTTTCCCATTGGCAGGTGTTTCGCGAAATTACCGGCTTCCATCCCCAGCGCAGCTATGGCCGCTTGGATAACATGTCGGTGACCGAGTGGGTGAAGAATGACTTTCCCCAAGGTCTCTATGACCTGTACTTTTTACCCTTTGCCAAATCCAGCCTCAATGCCCCGGATGTTTTAAGTGCGGGAGAACTGATGCAGTTTTTCCACTTTTACTTCTTTGGCAATCCCGAGGGGCTAGCCTTTCGCGGCACCCGCCAGGATATGGGTCGCAGCTTAGTCGATCCAATTGTGGCGGCCATTCAGAGCAAGGGCGGCAAGGTGCTCACCGGGGTCTCGGTCACTCAGGTGAACTGGGCCGATAGCCAAGTTGCTTCTGTGGACTATGTGGACGGTAGCGCCACCTCGCCAGCTCCCTTCTGGGTGGCGAAAAATGACGTGATCCCCACCGAAGGTGCAACCCAGTTCTACGGCGCAGGCGATCGCGTCTATGCTACCCAAAACCACACCGAAGCCCTATCCCTCACCTGCACCCATCAAGGCTGTACCGTTCAGCCCGCCGCCAACGGCGAATTTCACTGCCCCTGCCATGGCGCTGTCTACGATGCCCAAGGGCGCGTGGTCAGCGGCCCTGCCCGCCGTGATCTAGACCGCTATCAGGTGGTACAAACCGAGGGCGATCGCATCCAGCTCGCCAGCGCGGATCCAACCCCCAGCCTGGCCCAAACTCTAGATGCCGACTACTTTGTCTTCGCCACCGACGTGCCCGGCGTTCGCTACCTGCTGGATCAATCCCAGGGAGACGTTCATCCCCAGATCCAAGAGCAAATTGGTCAGTTAGCGATCGCTGATCCCTTTGCTGTAGCCAGATTCTGGTTTGACCAAGACTTTGACTGGGAGTTCAGCGACTTCACCTCCCTGTCAGGCTATCGCCTCACCGATAGCATCACCCTCTACCATCGCATTCAGGACGACTATATCGAGTGGGCTAAGAAAAGCGGCGGCAGCGTTGTGGAACTCCATGCCTACTGCTACAAAGAGCGGGACTTTCCCACCCAGCAAGCCATCCTGACCACCTTTGAGGAAGAACTTTACGACATTGTTCCAGCCCTCAAGGATGCTTCTATGCTGCATCGAGAACTGGTCAACCAGAAAAACTTCTCCGGCTTCCCCCCCGGCAGCTACCCCAACCGTCCCGAAACCCAGTCTCTGGCTCCCAACCTCCTCTTCGCTGGCGACTGGGTGAAAATGCCCTTCCCCTGCGGCTTGATGGAGCGGGCGGTGAGTAGCGGTCTGCTGGCAGCCAATGCGGTTCTACACCAAGAGGGTCTACAGCGTCGCACCTTACTCACGGTGCGTCCTCAAGGCGTATTTTCCATCCTCGCTTAA
- a CDS encoding pyridoxal phosphate-dependent aminotransferase: MEFAARVGSVQPSVTLAITAKAKAMKADGVDVCSFTAGEPDFDTPIHIREAAKQALDQGKTRYGPAAGEPKLREAIAARLQQDDDLCYGPENIIVTNGGKHSLFNLMLAMIQEGDEVIIPAPYWVSYPEMVKLAGGTPVIVPTDTSTGLRITPEALQQAITPRTKLFVLNSPANPTGMVYTPEEIRALAKVVDDHDIWVVSDEIYSKILYDGATHLSIGAVSPAAFSRTIISSGFAKAYAMTGWRIGFLAGPAELIKTAATIQGHSTSNVCTFAQYGAIAACEGPQDCVQEMVSAFAERRRFLLDAIASIPGLSCPTPNGAFYSFLNISKTGLTSLEFCDQLLEEQQVAVIPGGAFGADDHVRISYATDLATLKTGFDRIAAFVASR, from the coding sequence ATGGAATTTGCAGCACGAGTCGGAAGCGTTCAGCCCTCTGTGACCCTAGCCATTACGGCAAAGGCGAAGGCCATGAAAGCTGATGGGGTAGATGTCTGTAGCTTTACGGCAGGCGAACCCGACTTTGATACGCCGATTCATATTCGCGAAGCAGCTAAGCAAGCTCTTGACCAAGGCAAGACCCGCTACGGCCCAGCCGCCGGTGAACCCAAACTTCGGGAAGCGATCGCCGCCCGTCTGCAGCAGGATGATGATCTTTGCTACGGGCCCGAAAATATTATCGTCACCAACGGTGGCAAGCATTCCCTGTTCAACCTGATGCTGGCGATGATCCAAGAAGGGGATGAGGTGATTATTCCTGCGCCCTACTGGGTGAGCTATCCAGAAATGGTGAAGCTGGCCGGTGGCACGCCGGTGATTGTTCCCACAGATACCAGCACGGGGCTACGCATCACCCCCGAAGCTCTCCAGCAGGCGATCACGCCGCGCACGAAGCTGTTTGTGCTCAACTCCCCTGCCAATCCTACCGGCATGGTCTACACACCGGAGGAAATTCGCGCCCTAGCCAAGGTGGTGGACGACCATGATATCTGGGTGGTGTCGGATGAAATCTACAGCAAGATTCTGTACGATGGCGCAACCCATTTGAGCATTGGCGCGGTCAGTCCGGCGGCCTTTAGCCGCACGATCATCAGCAGCGGCTTTGCCAAGGCCTACGCCATGACCGGCTGGCGGATTGGCTTTCTGGCTGGGCCGGCTGAGCTGATTAAAACCGCTGCCACCATTCAAGGGCACAGCACCTCCAATGTTTGCACCTTTGCCCAATATGGAGCGATCGCTGCCTGTGAGGGCCCTCAAGACTGCGTGCAGGAGATGGTCAGCGCTTTTGCCGAACGCCGCCGATTTTTGCTGGATGCGATCGCGTCCATTCCTGGTCTCTCTTGCCCAACGCCCAACGGTGCTTTCTATAGTTTTCTGAATATTAGTAAAACTGGATTAACGTCTCTGGAATTTTGCGATCAGTTGCTGGAGGAACAGCAAGTGGCGGTGATCCCAGGGGGTGCCTTCGGTGCCGATGACCACGTGCGCATCTCCTATGCCACAGACCTAGCCACCCTGAAAACCGGGTTCGATCGCATTGCCGCATTTGTTGCATCTCGATAG
- a CDS encoding aromatic ring-hydroxylating dioxygenase subunit alpha, translating into MTQTFSDPVESPASQPGSFDVRQAGINPNHWYVAARSDEVTTTPRGVTIWGEAIALYRDSHGQVQALADRCPHRFVKLSEGQVVGDDLECAYHGWRIAGDGHCTAVPYLAEDQRLPSCRVRLYPVREQDGFIWVFPGDAALAEQVNPLSIPEWEHLNYIATVSIIDCQAHYSYLIENLMDMYHGHLHADYQAWTEAKLQALEETSDRVDVHYEAQSYYRIDKIWSISQLFFPSLRRLHPEPLDVSYVYPNWVSTLGQDFKIYCLFCPIGPTQTRAYLIHFTSLQAFSRLHKLPIAFRRFLKQRLFGAAQSLLDGLVRQDVVMIEQEQQAYLATPQARPHELNRALVSVQRLIREQHQRSLKIP; encoded by the coding sequence ATGACCCAAACCTTTAGCGATCCTGTCGAATCTCCTGCCTCTCAGCCAGGATCCTTTGATGTGCGCCAAGCTGGCATCAACCCCAACCATTGGTACGTTGCGGCGCGCAGTGACGAGGTGACGACTACGCCCCGGGGGGTGACGATCTGGGGAGAGGCGATCGCTCTTTATCGAGACAGTCACGGCCAGGTGCAGGCGTTAGCCGATCGCTGCCCCCATCGCTTTGTCAAACTCAGTGAGGGGCAGGTGGTGGGCGATGACTTGGAATGCGCCTACCATGGCTGGCGGATTGCTGGCGATGGACATTGTACAGCGGTGCCCTACCTAGCCGAGGATCAGCGGCTGCCCTCCTGTCGGGTACGGCTCTACCCGGTGCGAGAGCAGGATGGCTTTATCTGGGTCTTTCCAGGGGATGCGGCCCTAGCCGAGCAGGTGAATCCCCTCAGCATTCCCGAGTGGGAGCATCTCAACTACATCGCCACCGTCTCGATCATCGACTGTCAAGCCCACTATTCCTACCTGATCGAAAACCTCATGGACATGTACCACGGGCATCTCCATGCTGATTATCAAGCCTGGACAGAGGCGAAACTGCAGGCTTTAGAGGAAACAAGCGATCGCGTCGATGTTCACTACGAAGCCCAAAGCTACTACCGCATTGATAAGATCTGGTCGATTTCCCAACTCTTCTTTCCCAGCCTGCGGCGATTACACCCCGAGCCCTTAGACGTCAGCTATGTGTATCCCAACTGGGTTTCGACCCTAGGGCAAGACTTCAAAATCTACTGCCTCTTTTGTCCCATCGGCCCTACCCAGACCCGCGCTTACCTGATTCACTTCACCTCCCTCCAAGCCTTCTCGCGACTGCATAAACTGCCGATCGCCTTCCGCCGATTTTTGAAACAGCGTCTCTTTGGTGCAGCTCAATCGCTTCTAGATGGCTTAGTGCGCCAAGATGTGGTGATGATTGAGCAAGAGCAGCAGGCCTATCTGGCCACCCCCCAGGCTCGCCCCCATGAACTAAACCGTGCCTTGGTGAGCGTGCAGCGCCTGATTCGGGAGCAACATCAGCGATCGCTCAAGATACCCTAG